The Pseudomonas sp. LFM046 region TGGAGATGCGTAATGGCCAGAAGCGCAAAAGCGAACGCAAGTTCTTCCCCGGCTACGTGCTGGTTCAGATGGAGATGAGCGAGGCGACTTGGCACTTGATCAAGGATACGCCGCGCGTTATGGGCTTTATTGGCGGTACTGCTGACAAGCCTGCTCCGATTACCGAAAAGGAAGCTGAAGCTATCCTGCGTCGCGTAGCTGACAGCGGTGATAAGCCGAAGCCGAAGACTCTGTTTGAGCCGGGTGAGACTGTTCGTGTAATCGACGGTCCGTTTGCCGACTTCAACGGTGTCGTCGAAGAGGTTAACTACGAGAAGAGCCGGATCCAGGTGGCCGTGCTCATCTTCGGCCGCTCTACCCCGGTAGAGCTGGAGTTCAGTCAGGTCGAGAAGGCTTAACTGAAAATGGCATCCCAACCCCGCAGCCCTAGGTTGCGGGGTTTTGTCGTCACTGGGATAAACGCGAAAGCAATCGGGGAGCCTTCGGGCGCTTGAACCCGTAACTGGAGTTTTAAATGGCTAAGAAGATTCAAGCTTATATCAAGCTGCAAGTGAAGGCCGGTCAGGCCAACCCGTCGCCGCCGGTCGGCCCTGCTCTGGGTCAGCACGGCGTGAACATCATGGAATTCTGCAAGGCGTTCAACGCCAAGACTCAGGGCCTCGAGCCGGGTCTGCCGACTCCTGTGATCATCACCGTATACAGCGACCGCAGCTTCACCTTCGAGACCAAGAGCACCCCGGCTTCCGTGCTGCTGAAAAAAGCGGCCGGCATCGCCAGCGGTTCTCCGCGTCCCAACACCCAGAAAGTAGGCACCGTTACCCGTGCTCAGCTGGAAGAGATCGCTAAAGCCAAGAAGGCTGATCTGACTGCAGCTGACCTGGATGCGGCCGTGCGTAGCATCGCCGGTTCCGCTCGTAGCATGGGCCTGAACGTGGAGGGTGTGTAATGGCTAAGCTGACCAAGCGCCAAAAGGCAATCGCCGAGAAAGTAGAAGCTGGCAAGCAGTACGCTTTCGAAGACGCCGCCAAACTGTTGGCTGAACTGGCTACCTCCAAGTTCAAAGAGTCCGTAGACGTTTCCATCAACCTGGGCGTCGATCCGCGTAAATCCGACCAGGTCGTTCGTGGTGCCACCGTTCTGCCGAACGGCACCGGTAAGAGCGTCCGCGTTGCCGTGTTCACCCAGGGCCCGGCTGCTGAAGCTGCTCTGGCTGCTGGTGCCGAGAAAGTCGGTATGGATGAACTGGCTGCCGAAATGAAAGCTGGCGACCTGAACTACGACGTCGTAATCGCCTCCCCGGACGCGATGCGTGTTGTTGGTCAGCTGGGCCAGATTCTCGGCCCGCGCGGTCTGATGCCGAACCCGAAAGTCGGCACCGTGACCCCGGACGTCGCCACCGCTGTTAAGAACGCCAAAGCCGGTCAGGTACGTTTCCGTACTGACAAGAACGGCATCATCCACGCTTCCGTGGGCAAGGTCGACTTCGAGCCCGTCAAGCTGAAGCAGAACGTAGAAGCTCTGCTGGCTGATCTGAAGCGTCTGAAGCCGTCCACCTCCAAGGGTGTGTACCTGAAGCGCGTGACCCTGAGCACCACCATGGGCCCGGGTCTGCAGATCGATCAGGCTTCCCTCGAAGGCTAAGTGATAAAAGCGCGACGGATTCGTCCGTCGCGCCAGGTATTGGGGTCCCTGCCTGGCGGGGGCTGTCCAAGACCGTAGGCGGCGAAAGCCTTAAACCGGGGAGTAATTCCCTTGCCTACGCAGATGGTGCTCCCGATTCGTTTACCGAATCAGACACCAAAACGCCGTCCGGCTCCGGCTGGACGAAACGGTAACATCCAGGAGTTAGACCCGTGGCAATTAAACTCGAAGACAAGAAGGCCATCGTCGCTGAAGTCAACGAGGCTGCCAAAGCTGGCCTGTCCGCTGTCGTGGCTGATGCCCGTGGCGTGACCGTAGCCGCTATGACCGGACTCCGTAAAGAGGCCCGCGAAGCTGGCGTTTACGTACGTGTCGTACGTAACACCCTGGCTCGCCGCGCCGTTGCCGGCACTCAGTTCGAAGTGCTCAACGACGTGTTCAAAGGCCCGACCCTGATTGCGTTCTCCAATGAACATCCGGGCGCTGCCGCCCGTATCTTCAAGGAATTCGCCAAGGGTCAGGACAAGTTCGAGATCAAAGCCGCTGCATTCGAGGGCCAGTTCCTCGCAGCCAATCAGATCGACGTACTGGCGACCCTGCCGACCTACAACGAAGCCGTTGCACAGCTGATGAGCGTAATCCAAGGCGCTACCAGCAAGCTGGCTCGTACTCTGGCGGCTATTCGCGACCAGAAAGAAGGCGCTGCTGCCTGATCCAGGCTGCATAGTCACTTTCACGAAATCTTTTAATTTTGATGGCCGCGAAGGCTGTCCACCAATACAGGAATTAGAGTCATGGCTCTGACCAACGAAGACATCATCAACGCCGTATCCGAAATGTCCGTCATGCAGATCGTTGAACTGATCAAGGCGATGGAAGAGAAGTTCGGTGTTACCGCTGCTGCTGCCGTTGCCGCTGGCCCGGCTGCTGCCGCTGCTGTTGTTGAAGAACAAACCGAGTTCACCATTGTTCTGGCCGAAGCTGGCGAGAAGAAAGTGAACGTGATCAAGGTCGTTCGCGAACTGACCGGTCTGGGCCTGAAAGAAGCCAAGGCTGTTGTTGACGGCGCCCCGGGCGTGGTCAAGGAAGGCGCTTCCAAGGAAGAGGCCGAAGCTGCCAAGAAGGCTCTGGAAGAAGCTGGCGCCAAAGTCGAGCTCAAGTAAGCGACGACCTTGCGTCTACAGCCTCCGCGCCTCGCGCAAGGCTGACGGCTGGTGGCTTATGCCACCGGCCTTTTTCCGTTCTAGGTGGTTGTCTCCGAGGCACCACCTGGAGCGTGAACCGACCTCCATTGGGAGGCGGCGCAAACCAAGGGGTTTGCACGATTTTCTGGCTACTCCCGTCGGAGGGGCCAAACAAGCAGGTGACCAAGCTGGGGAACGCTGATGGCTTACTCATACACTGAGAAAAAACGTATCCGCAAAGACTTTAGCAAGTTGCCGGACGTCATGGATGTACCCTACCTCCTGGCCATCCAGCTGGATTCGTATCGCGAATTCCTGCAGGCGGGAGTCAGCAAAGAGCATTTCCGTGACATCGGCCTGCACGCGGCCTTCAAGTCTGTTTTCCCGATCATCAGCTATTCCGGTAACGCCGCTCTGGAATACGTCGGCTATCGCCTGGGCGAGCCGGCTTTCGATGTCAAGGAATGCGTGCTGCGCGGTGTGACCTTCGCCGTGCCGCTGCGGGTAAAAGTCCGTCTGATCATTTTCGACAAAGAGTCGTCGAACAAAGCGATCAAGGACATCAAGGAACAAGAAGTCTACATGGGGGAAATCCCCCTGATGACCGAGAACGGTACCTTCATCATCAACGGTACCGAGCGTGTCATCGTTTCCCAGCTGCACCGTTCGCCGGGCGTGTTCTTCGATCACGACCGCGGCAAGACCCACAGCTCGGGCAAGCTGCTGTACTCCGCTCGTATCATCCCTTACCGCGGCTCCTGGCTGGACTTCGAGTTCGATCCGAAGGACTGCGTATTCGTCCGTATCGACCGTCGCCGCAAACTGCCGGCCACCGTCCTGCTGCGCGCGTTGAACTACACCACTGAAGAAGTGCTGAACGCGTTCTACGCGACCAACGTCTTCCACGTGAAAGGCGAAGGCCTGCACCTGGAGCTGGTTCCGCAGCGTCTGCGCGGTGAAATCGCCGTGTTCGACATCAAGGATCAGACTGGCAAGGTGATCGTGGAGCAGGGCCGTCGTATCACTGCCCGCCACATCAACCAGCTGGAAAAGGCTGGCATCAAGGAGCTGGAAGTACCGCTGGATTACGTGCTTGGCCGTACCTCTGCCAAGGCCATCGTGCATCCGGCTACCGGCGAGATCATCGCGGAGTGCAACACCGAGCTGACCACCGACCTGCTGGTGAAAATCGCCAAGGCTCAGGTCGTCCGCATCGAGACCCTGTACACCAACGACATCGACTGCGGTCCGTTCATCTCCGATACCCTGAAGATCGACTCCACCAGCAACCAGCTGGAAGCCCTGGTCGAGATCTACCGCATGATGCGCCCGGGCGAGCCGCCGACCAAGGAAGCCGCCGAGACCCTGTTCAATAACCTGTTCTTCAGTGCCGAGCGTTACGACCTGTCCGCCGTTGGCCGCATGAAGTTCAACCGCCGCATCGGTCGTACCGAGATCGAAGGCTCCGGTGTGCTGAGCAAGGAAGACATCGTTGACGTACTGAAGACCCTGGTCGATATCCGTAACGGCAAGGGCATCGTCGACGACATCGACCACCTGGGTAACCGTCGCGTACGTTGCGTCGGTGAAATGGCCGAGAACCAGTTCCGCGTTGGCCTGGTGCGTGTAGAGCGCGCGGTCAAGGAACGTCTGTCCATGGCGGAAAGCGAAGGCCTGATGCCGCAGGACCTGATCAACGCCAAGCCGGTGGCGGCCGCGATCAAGGAGTTCTTCGGTTCCAGCCAGCTGTCCCAGTTCATGGACCAGAACAACCCGCTCTCCGAAATCACCCACAAGCGCCGCGTTTCCGCACTCGGCCCAGGTGGTCTGACCCGTGAGCGCGCAGGCTTCGAGGTTCGTGACGTACACCCGACCCACTACGGCCGCGTGTGCCCGATCGAAACCCCTGAAGGTCCGAACATCGGACTGATCAACTCCCTGGCCACCTACGCCCGCACCAACCAGTACGGCTTCCTGGAAAGCCCGTACCGCGTGGTCAAGGAAGGTCAGGTCACTGACGACATCGTCTTCCTCTCCGCGATCGAAGAGGCTGACCACGTCATCGCCCAGGCCTCCGCCACCCTGAACGAACAAGGGCAGCTGGTGGACGAACTGGTAGCCGTGCGTCACCTGAACGAATTCACCGTGAAGGCGCCGGAAGACGTGACCCTGATGGACGTGTCGCCGAAGCAGGTCGTCTCCGTCGCTGCCTCGCTGATTCCGTTCCTCGAGCACGACGACGCCAACCGTGCACTCATGGGCTCCAACATGCAGCGTCAGGCCGTGCCGACCCTGCGTGCCGACAAGCCTCTGGTGGGTACCGGCATGGAGCGCAACGTAGCGCGCGACTCCGGTGTGTGTGTGGTTGCCCGTCGTGGTGGCGTGATCGATTCCGTCGACGCCAGCCGTATCGTGGTTCGCGTCAATGACGACGAAGTCGAGACCGGCGAAGCCGGTGTGGACATCTACAACCTGACCAAATACACCCGTTCCAACCAGAACACCTGCATCAACCAGCGTCCGCTGGTGCAGAAGGGTGATGTGGTCGCGCGTGCCGACATCCTCGCCGATGGTCCGTCCACCGACATGGGTGAACTCGCTCTGGGTCAGAACATGCGCGTAGCGTTCATGCCCTGGAACGGCTTCAACTTCGAGGACTCCATCTGCTTGTCCGAGCGCGTGGTGCAGGAAGATCGCTTCACCACCATCCACATTCAGGAGCTGACTTGCGTCGCTCGTGACACCAAGCTCGGCCCAGAAGAAATCACCGCGGACATCCCGAACGTGGGTGAGGCTGCGCTGAACAAGCTGGACGAAGCTGGCATCGTCTACGTTGGCGCTGAAGTGCAGGCTGGCGACATCCTGGTCGGCAAGGTCACTCCGAAAGGCGAGACTCAGCTGACTCCGGAAGAGAAGCTGCTGCGCGCGATCTTCGGTGAGAAGGCGTCCGACGTGAAGGACACCTCCCTGCGCGTGCCGACCGGCACCAAGGGCACCGTGATCGACGTCCAGGTCTTCACTCGCGACGGCGTTGAGCGCGACTCCCGCGCCCTGTCCATCGAGAAGATGCAGCTGGACGAGATCCGCAAGGACCTGAACGAAGAGTTCCGCATCGTCGAAGGCGCAACCTTCGAGCGTCTGCGTTCCGCTCTGGTTGGCCAGATCGCCGAAGGCGGCGCCGGCCTGAAGAAGGGCACCGAGATCACCGACGAGTACCTCGACGGCCTCGAGCGCGGCCAGTGGTTCAAGCTGCGCATGGCGGAAGACGCTCTGAACGAGCAGCTGGAAAAGGCCCAGGCCTACCTGTCCGACCGTCGCCAGATGCTGGACGACAAGTTCGAAGACAAGAAGCGCAAGCTGCAGCAGGGCGACGACCTGGCTCCGGGCGTCCTGAAGATCGTCAAGGTCTACCTGGCTATCAAACGTCGCATCCAGCCGGGCGACAAGATGGCGGGCCGTCACGGTAACAAGGGTGTGGTCTCCGTGATCATGCCGGTCGAAGACATGCCGCACGACGCCAACGGCACTCCGGTGGACATCGTTCTGAACCCGCTGGGCGTACCGTCTCGTATGAACGTCGGTCAGATCCTCGAAACCCACCTGGGCCTCGCAGCCAAGGGTCTGGGCGAGAAGATCAATCGCATGATGGAAGAGCAGCGCAAGATCGCTGAGCTGCGCGAGTTCCTCCACGAGATTTACAACGAGATCGGTGGCCGTCAGGAAAACCTGAACGAGCTGAGCGACCAGGAAATCCTGGATCTGGCGAAGAACCTGAAGGGCGGCGTTCCCATGGCCACCCCGGTGTTCGACGGCGCCAAGGAAAGCGAGATTAAGGCCATGCTGAAGCTCGCTGACCTGCCGGAAAGCGGCCAGATGCGCCTGTTCGACGGTCGTACCGGCAACCAGTTCGAGCGTCCGACCACTGTCGGCTACATGTACATGCTCAAGCTGAACCACCTGGTCGACGACAAGATGCACGCACGTTCCACCGGTTCCTACAGCCTGGTTACCCAGCAGCCGCTGGGTGGTAAGGCGCAGTTCGGTGGCCAGCGTTTCGGGGAGATGG contains the following coding sequences:
- the nusG gene encoding transcription termination/antitermination protein NusG, which produces MAKRWYVVHAYSGYEKHVMRSLIERVKLAGMEDEFGEILVPTEEVVEMRNGQKRKSERKFFPGYVLVQMEMSEATWHLIKDTPRVMGFIGGTADKPAPITEKEAEAILRRVADSGDKPKPKTLFEPGETVRVIDGPFADFNGVVEEVNYEKSRIQVAVLIFGRSTPVELEFSQVEKA
- the rplK gene encoding 50S ribosomal protein L11 — translated: MAKKIQAYIKLQVKAGQANPSPPVGPALGQHGVNIMEFCKAFNAKTQGLEPGLPTPVIITVYSDRSFTFETKSTPASVLLKKAAGIASGSPRPNTQKVGTVTRAQLEEIAKAKKADLTAADLDAAVRSIAGSARSMGLNVEGV
- the rplA gene encoding 50S ribosomal protein L1, which translates into the protein MAKLTKRQKAIAEKVEAGKQYAFEDAAKLLAELATSKFKESVDVSINLGVDPRKSDQVVRGATVLPNGTGKSVRVAVFTQGPAAEAALAAGAEKVGMDELAAEMKAGDLNYDVVIASPDAMRVVGQLGQILGPRGLMPNPKVGTVTPDVATAVKNAKAGQVRFRTDKNGIIHASVGKVDFEPVKLKQNVEALLADLKRLKPSTSKGVYLKRVTLSTTMGPGLQIDQASLEG
- the rplJ gene encoding 50S ribosomal protein L10 produces the protein MAIKLEDKKAIVAEVNEAAKAGLSAVVADARGVTVAAMTGLRKEAREAGVYVRVVRNTLARRAVAGTQFEVLNDVFKGPTLIAFSNEHPGAAARIFKEFAKGQDKFEIKAAAFEGQFLAANQIDVLATLPTYNEAVAQLMSVIQGATSKLARTLAAIRDQKEGAAA
- the rplL gene encoding 50S ribosomal protein L7/L12, yielding MALTNEDIINAVSEMSVMQIVELIKAMEEKFGVTAAAAVAAGPAAAAAVVEEQTEFTIVLAEAGEKKVNVIKVVRELTGLGLKEAKAVVDGAPGVVKEGASKEEAEAAKKALEEAGAKVELK
- the rpoB gene encoding DNA-directed RNA polymerase subunit beta; the encoded protein is MAYSYTEKKRIRKDFSKLPDVMDVPYLLAIQLDSYREFLQAGVSKEHFRDIGLHAAFKSVFPIISYSGNAALEYVGYRLGEPAFDVKECVLRGVTFAVPLRVKVRLIIFDKESSNKAIKDIKEQEVYMGEIPLMTENGTFIINGTERVIVSQLHRSPGVFFDHDRGKTHSSGKLLYSARIIPYRGSWLDFEFDPKDCVFVRIDRRRKLPATVLLRALNYTTEEVLNAFYATNVFHVKGEGLHLELVPQRLRGEIAVFDIKDQTGKVIVEQGRRITARHINQLEKAGIKELEVPLDYVLGRTSAKAIVHPATGEIIAECNTELTTDLLVKIAKAQVVRIETLYTNDIDCGPFISDTLKIDSTSNQLEALVEIYRMMRPGEPPTKEAAETLFNNLFFSAERYDLSAVGRMKFNRRIGRTEIEGSGVLSKEDIVDVLKTLVDIRNGKGIVDDIDHLGNRRVRCVGEMAENQFRVGLVRVERAVKERLSMAESEGLMPQDLINAKPVAAAIKEFFGSSQLSQFMDQNNPLSEITHKRRVSALGPGGLTRERAGFEVRDVHPTHYGRVCPIETPEGPNIGLINSLATYARTNQYGFLESPYRVVKEGQVTDDIVFLSAIEEADHVIAQASATLNEQGQLVDELVAVRHLNEFTVKAPEDVTLMDVSPKQVVSVAASLIPFLEHDDANRALMGSNMQRQAVPTLRADKPLVGTGMERNVARDSGVCVVARRGGVIDSVDASRIVVRVNDDEVETGEAGVDIYNLTKYTRSNQNTCINQRPLVQKGDVVARADILADGPSTDMGELALGQNMRVAFMPWNGFNFEDSICLSERVVQEDRFTTIHIQELTCVARDTKLGPEEITADIPNVGEAALNKLDEAGIVYVGAEVQAGDILVGKVTPKGETQLTPEEKLLRAIFGEKASDVKDTSLRVPTGTKGTVIDVQVFTRDGVERDSRALSIEKMQLDEIRKDLNEEFRIVEGATFERLRSALVGQIAEGGAGLKKGTEITDEYLDGLERGQWFKLRMAEDALNEQLEKAQAYLSDRRQMLDDKFEDKKRKLQQGDDLAPGVLKIVKVYLAIKRRIQPGDKMAGRHGNKGVVSVIMPVEDMPHDANGTPVDIVLNPLGVPSRMNVGQILETHLGLAAKGLGEKINRMMEEQRKIAELREFLHEIYNEIGGRQENLNELSDQEILDLAKNLKGGVPMATPVFDGAKESEIKAMLKLADLPESGQMRLFDGRTGNQFERPTTVGYMYMLKLNHLVDDKMHARSTGSYSLVTQQPLGGKAQFGGQRFGEMEVWALEAYGAAYTLQEMLTVKSDDVNGRTKMYKNIVDGDHRMEAGMPESFNVLIKEIRSLGIDIELETE